A genomic segment from Pseudoalteromonas aliena SW19 encodes:
- the murG gene encoding undecaprenyldiphospho-muramoylpentapeptide beta-N-acetylglucosaminyltransferase, translated as MSKRLVVVAGGTGGHIFPGIAVADYLKQQGWQVSWIGTPDRMEAHVVPKHNIDIDFINVKGVRGNGLKRLIKAPFMVLNAILQARNVLKKQRPDVVLAMGGYVTGPTGIAAKSLGIPLVIHEQNAVAGMSNKWLAKFADRVLAAFPSAFAHGTAELVGNPVRQSVIDIPKREISSPINILVVGGSLGAQVLNQTLPEAFKMLSNATAISVWHQTGKGHLGSVEDAYKLHTFDDNKIKIAEFIDDMDAAYAWADIVICRAGALTVSEIAAAGKMAVFVPFPHAVDDHQTANAQYLVMANGALLMPQGQFNKQSIVELLSPYLAKPILIKQMAANAHKQAILDATECVAMHCEQATNKRV; from the coding sequence ATGAGCAAACGATTAGTAGTAGTGGCTGGTGGAACGGGCGGTCATATTTTTCCTGGCATTGCGGTGGCTGACTATTTAAAGCAGCAAGGTTGGCAAGTTAGCTGGATAGGCACACCAGATAGAATGGAAGCGCATGTTGTACCAAAGCATAATATAGACATTGACTTTATTAATGTAAAAGGCGTGCGTGGTAATGGGTTAAAACGCCTTATAAAAGCCCCATTTATGGTGCTTAACGCAATACTGCAAGCGCGTAACGTTTTAAAAAAGCAGCGTCCTGATGTCGTACTCGCTATGGGTGGGTATGTGACGGGTCCAACGGGAATTGCTGCTAAAAGTTTAGGTATCCCATTGGTGATCCATGAACAAAATGCCGTTGCAGGAATGAGTAATAAATGGCTCGCTAAATTTGCAGATCGTGTATTAGCTGCTTTTCCAAGTGCTTTTGCGCATGGTACTGCTGAGCTTGTTGGTAATCCGGTACGTCAAAGCGTTATTGACATACCTAAGCGCGAAATATCAAGCCCTATCAATATTTTAGTAGTAGGTGGTTCGCTTGGAGCACAAGTGCTCAATCAAACATTGCCTGAAGCATTTAAAATGTTGAGTAATGCCACCGCAATAAGTGTATGGCACCAAACGGGGAAAGGGCATCTAGGCAGTGTAGAAGACGCTTATAAATTACATACTTTTGATGATAATAAAATAAAGATAGCTGAGTTTATTGATGATATGGATGCAGCGTATGCTTGGGCTGATATTGTTATTTGCCGAGCGGGCGCATTAACTGTTAGCGAAATTGCAGCCGCAGGGAAAATGGCTGTTTTTGTTCCGTTTCCACATGCCGTAGACGACCATCAAACCGCGAATGCGCAATACTTAGTTATGGCAAATGGGGCATTGTTAATGCCACAAGGGCAGTTTAACAAGCAATCAATAGTTGAACTTTTAAGCCCCTATTTAGCCAAGCCAATATTAATTAAACAAATGGCAGCAAATGCTCATAAACAAGCCATTTTAGATGCCACAGAATGCGTTGCAATGCACTGTGAGCAAGCAACAAATAAGAGAGTGTAA
- the murC gene encoding UDP-N-acetylmuramate--L-alanine ligase produces MKEASVQEKHTRPAMRRIETIHFIGIGGAGMGGIAEVLAFEGYRITGSDIAHSAMTDRLIKAGAEVFIGHHENNVKDANVVVVSSAIDETNPEIIAAKAARVPVVRRAEMLAELMRFRHGIAIAGTHGKTTTTSLIASIYGQAGLDPTFIIGGLLNSAGSNAKVGKSDFLIAEADESDASFLHLQPMVSVITNIEEDHMETYGGSLEKMKDTYVDFIHNLPFYGLAVVCIDSEVAAELIPRFGRPVITYGESSDADYRMGNFSQSANTCEFTVTNKQGESLTVKLNMPGKHNALNATAAIAVAKDQNIANHAILEALQKFEGIGRRFQHYGEFENERGSVMLVDDYGHHPSEVAATIAAAREGWPDKRLVMVYQPHRFTRTRDLYEDFVKVLADVDQLLLLDVYSAGEEPILGADSKSLCRSLRQRGKEPLHVASSGELAGMLAECLQNNDLVLTQGAGNIGQLVKTLAATGMSIEKLKQGEV; encoded by the coding sequence GTGAAAGAAGCATCAGTACAAGAAAAACACACACGACCTGCAATGCGTCGAATTGAAACAATACACTTTATCGGTATTGGTGGTGCGGGTATGGGCGGTATTGCTGAAGTACTCGCTTTTGAAGGTTACCGTATTACAGGCTCAGATATTGCGCATAGTGCAATGACAGATCGTTTAATTAAAGCGGGCGCGGAAGTCTTTATTGGGCATCACGAAAACAACGTAAAAGATGCCAACGTAGTGGTCGTTTCAAGTGCAATTGACGAAACAAACCCTGAAATAATTGCAGCAAAAGCAGCAAGAGTTCCGGTTGTGCGTCGTGCAGAAATGTTAGCAGAGTTAATGCGTTTTCGCCACGGTATAGCGATTGCGGGAACGCATGGGAAAACGACCACAACGAGCTTAATTGCGAGTATTTACGGGCAAGCAGGGCTAGATCCAACGTTTATTATTGGTGGTTTACTCAATAGCGCCGGAAGTAACGCGAAAGTAGGTAAAAGCGATTTTTTAATAGCAGAAGCTGATGAAAGTGATGCATCGTTTTTACATTTACAGCCTATGGTTTCAGTGATCACTAATATTGAAGAAGATCACATGGAAACGTATGGCGGTAGCCTTGAAAAAATGAAAGACACGTATGTGGATTTTATTCATAACTTACCGTTCTATGGCTTAGCTGTTGTGTGTATTGATTCGGAAGTAGCTGCTGAGCTCATCCCGCGTTTTGGCCGCCCTGTTATTACGTATGGCGAATCAAGTGATGCAGATTATCGGATGGGCAATTTTAGCCAATCGGCTAATACTTGTGAGTTTACCGTGACTAATAAGCAAGGTGAGAGCTTAACGGTAAAGTTAAACATGCCAGGTAAGCATAATGCACTTAATGCCACCGCAGCAATTGCTGTAGCAAAAGATCAAAATATTGCGAATCACGCAATTTTAGAAGCCCTACAAAAATTTGAAGGGATTGGTCGACGTTTTCAACACTATGGTGAATTTGAAAATGAACGCGGTAGTGTGATGCTCGTTGATGATTACGGACACCACCCATCAGAAGTTGCTGCAACAATTGCAGCTGCACGTGAAGGCTGGCCAGATAAACGCTTAGTCATGGTTTATCAACCACATCGCTTTACCCGTACACGCGACTTGTACGAAGATTTTGTTAAAGTGCTTGCTGACGTCGATCAACTATTACTGCTTGACGTGTATAGCGCCGGTGAGGAACCCATCTTAGGTGCCGATAGTAAAAGCTTATGCCGCAGCTTACGCCAACGTGGTAAAGAGCCATTGCATGTAGCTTCAAGTGGAGAGCTTGCTGGTATGCTGGCCGAGTGCTTACAAAATAACGATTTAGTATTAACCCAAGGTGCAGGTAATATAGGGCAATTAGTAAAAACCTTAGCTGCAACGGGTATGTCGATAGAAAAACTTAAACAAGGTGAAGTATGA
- a CDS encoding D-alanine--D-alanine ligase has protein sequence MTQVNAQFGKVAVLLGGNSAEREVSLKSGQAVLNALQNSGVDAIAFDPQTRSLWELKELNIERVFIALHGRGGEDGTVQGALEFMNLPYTGSNVLGSALAMDKVRCKHLFKSAGLSTAPYTVVDAKKGFDASSIMNKFKKVMVKPSHEGSSIGMAQASTVQELEKALANAFKFDSQVLVEQWITGREFTVTILGDEVQPVIEMTTPNGFYDYQAKYQSSTTQYHCPANLSAENTTNLQAMSLDAFDLVGASGWGRVDAMQDEQGHFYLLEVNTVPGMTEKSLVPMAAKANGASFEQLVVRILEQTL, from the coding sequence ATGACTCAGGTAAATGCACAGTTTGGTAAAGTAGCGGTATTGCTAGGTGGAAACTCAGCAGAGCGTGAAGTGTCATTAAAATCTGGTCAAGCCGTTTTAAATGCACTGCAAAACAGTGGTGTTGATGCAATTGCATTTGATCCGCAAACTCGTTCATTATGGGAGTTAAAAGAACTAAACATAGAACGTGTTTTTATTGCGCTACATGGTCGAGGTGGTGAAGACGGTACTGTGCAAGGTGCGCTTGAATTTATGAACTTGCCTTACACGGGGAGTAATGTACTCGGTTCGGCACTTGCTATGGATAAAGTGCGCTGTAAGCATTTATTTAAGTCGGCCGGATTAAGTACGGCACCTTATACCGTTGTTGATGCTAAAAAAGGCTTCGATGCATCTTCAATAATGAATAAATTTAAAAAGGTAATGGTTAAGCCATCGCACGAGGGCTCAAGCATCGGTATGGCACAAGCAAGTACAGTACAAGAGCTTGAAAAAGCGCTGGCAAATGCATTTAAATTTGATAGCCAAGTGCTTGTCGAGCAATGGATCACTGGACGCGAGTTCACCGTGACGATATTGGGTGATGAAGTACAGCCAGTAATTGAAATGACGACGCCTAACGGGTTTTATGATTACCAAGCTAAGTATCAGTCAAGTACAACGCAGTACCATTGCCCTGCAAATTTATCAGCTGAGAATACAACGAACTTACAAGCAATGTCACTTGATGCATTTGATTTAGTGGGTGCAAGTGGGTGGGGTCGTGTTGATGCAATGCAAGACGAGCAAGGGCATTTTTACCTACTAGAGGTAAACACAGTCCCAGGTATGACCGAAAAATCGCTAGTGCCAATGGCAGCAAAAGCAAATGGGGCAAGTTTTGAGCAATTAGTTGTTCGCATTTTGGAGCAAACGCTTTAA
- a CDS encoding cell division protein FtsQ/DivIB yields MHPLLEKALKIKQQLNWSLIFGVSFFLVVVIGLVQLTTGISDWLVENKDAQIKQLTVQGHPKYTDETAIIKAIKKADLSSFFELDVKHVQQLVQDLPWVATVSVRKQWPDTIQVYVVEHEVVAHWNSDLLLNQSGEAFQASSDKISADLPQLFGPEGSEQEAWVAFKQLDEMLRVNSLTLKSLALSERFSWQLWLDNGVRLNLGRKDKAKRVQRFIDVYPRMKQREDAQIDTIDLRYDTGLAVSYKPVQEEQLQNKSKA; encoded by the coding sequence ATGCATCCCCTTTTAGAAAAAGCACTAAAAATCAAACAGCAACTAAATTGGTCGCTAATTTTTGGAGTAAGCTTTTTTCTAGTTGTAGTGATTGGTTTAGTACAACTAACCACTGGTATTTCAGATTGGCTAGTTGAAAATAAAGATGCCCAAATTAAGCAGTTAACTGTGCAAGGACATCCAAAGTACACCGATGAAACCGCGATTATAAAAGCAATAAAAAAAGCGGATTTAAGTAGCTTTTTTGAACTCGATGTAAAGCATGTGCAACAACTTGTGCAAGATTTACCTTGGGTAGCTACTGTATCGGTACGAAAACAATGGCCCGATACAATACAAGTCTATGTAGTGGAACATGAAGTCGTCGCGCACTGGAACAGTGATTTATTACTGAATCAAAGTGGTGAAGCTTTTCAAGCTAGCAGTGATAAAATAAGTGCCGATTTACCGCAGTTGTTTGGACCAGAGGGTAGCGAACAAGAAGCATGGGTGGCCTTTAAACAACTTGATGAGATGCTTAGAGTTAACTCTTTAACATTAAAAAGTTTAGCGTTATCGGAGCGTTTTTCGTGGCAGTTATGGTTAGATAACGGGGTGCGTTTAAATTTAGGGCGCAAAGATAAAGCTAAACGTGTACAGCGGTTTATAGATGTTTACCCGCGAATGAAACAACGTGAAGATGCACAAATAGACACAATCGATTTACGGTATGATACCGGCCTTGCAGTGAGTTATAAGCCAGTGCAAGAAGAACAATTACAAAATAAGAGTAAGGCATGA
- the ftsA gene encoding cell division protein FtsA, which yields MTKSAERNLVIGLDVGTSKVVATVGEITADNKLSIVGVGSQVSHGMDKGGVNDLNLVSESIRRAIDEAELMADCRISSVYLGISGKHIQCQNESGVVAINNTEVTDEDIENVIHIARSVPISAERKMLHALPQEYSIDMQEGIKNPLGMSGVRMEARAHIITCSNDMAKNIEKCVHRCGLEVDQLIFTALASCYSVLTPDEKELGVAVLDIGGGTMDITIYINGALRHSAVIPVAGNQVTGDIAKIFRTPISHAESLKVQYACASSQMASSEDTIEVPSVGGRPARLMSRHTLSEVVEPRFRELFELAMEEIRRSGLEDQIAAGLVITGGTAKMTGAMEVAEDIFQMPVRIGKPIGIVGLTDYVDDPSYATAVGLLQYGRTMQSMNAQKSKAEDNNNWWNRIAKWFQGEF from the coding sequence ATGACTAAGTCAGCAGAAAGAAACCTAGTAATAGGATTAGACGTTGGCACCTCGAAAGTGGTTGCTACGGTAGGTGAAATCACCGCAGATAACAAGCTCAGCATTGTTGGTGTGGGCAGCCAAGTATCTCATGGTATGGATAAAGGCGGTGTTAACGATTTAAACTTAGTGTCTGAGTCTATTCGCCGAGCTATAGACGAAGCTGAATTAATGGCCGATTGTCGCATTAGCTCAGTGTACTTGGGTATCTCTGGTAAACATATTCAATGCCAAAACGAAAGCGGCGTAGTGGCTATTAACAATACCGAAGTGACGGATGAAGACATTGAAAATGTTATTCATATCGCGCGTTCGGTACCTATTTCGGCTGAACGTAAAATGCTGCATGCTCTGCCGCAAGAGTACAGTATTGACATGCAAGAGGGTATTAAAAACCCATTGGGCATGAGTGGCGTTCGAATGGAAGCACGTGCACATATTATTACGTGTTCAAACGATATGGCTAAAAACATTGAAAAATGCGTACACCGTTGTGGCCTTGAAGTCGATCAACTTATTTTTACAGCATTAGCATCGTGTTATTCAGTGCTGACACCCGATGAAAAAGAGCTCGGTGTTGCTGTACTTGATATTGGTGGTGGTACAATGGATATCACTATTTATATTAATGGCGCGCTGCGTCATTCAGCGGTTATTCCTGTCGCCGGTAATCAAGTGACGGGTGATATTGCAAAAATATTTCGTACACCTATATCACATGCAGAGTCACTCAAAGTACAATATGCATGTGCAAGTAGCCAAATGGCAAGTAGCGAAGACACAATTGAAGTACCAAGCGTGGGCGGACGACCAGCAAGATTGATGTCGCGTCATACGTTATCAGAGGTTGTTGAACCTCGTTTTAGAGAATTATTTGAATTGGCGATGGAAGAAATTCGTCGTTCGGGTTTAGAAGACCAAATTGCGGCAGGCCTAGTTATAACAGGCGGAACTGCTAAAATGACTGGCGCAATGGAAGTGGCAGAAGACATTTTCCAAATGCCAGTAAGAATAGGCAAACCAATCGGGATAGTTGGTTTGACAGACTACGTAGATGATCCTTCGTACGCAACCGCTGTTGGTTTGTTACAATACGGCCGTACCATGCAATCGATGAATGCACAAAAGTCGAAAGCAGAGGATAACAATAATTGGTGGAACCGCATTGCAAAATGGTTTCAAGGCGAGTTTTAA
- the ftsZ gene encoding cell division protein FtsZ: MFDIMEQHSEEAVIKVIGVGGGGGNAVEHMVKQQIEGVRFIAANTDAQALRNSSADITVQLGTQITSGLGAGANPDVGRQSAEEDADTIRASLEGADMVFIAAGMGGGTGTGAAPVVAKIAKELGILTVAVVTRPFDFEGKKRAAAAEQGINELSEIVDSLITIPNNKLLKVLGKGTTLLDAFAKANDVLFGAVQGIAELITRSGLINVDFADVRTVMSAMGTAMMGTASASGPDRAQEAAEAAISSPLLEDVDLTGAKGILVNITAGMDIAIEEFEIVGNHVKALASENATVVVGAVIDPEMTDELRVTVVATGLGGDRRPQFGIVDNGFKKASGSDVASSSNQSSSMYVPSFASQGTSTEESSTANAKVESKEQAPSSSSNSNMSSSTQSSKKADKSEGSDYFDIPAFLRKQAD; the protein is encoded by the coding sequence ATGTTTGATATAATGGAACAACACAGCGAAGAAGCTGTCATAAAGGTAATAGGCGTGGGCGGTGGCGGCGGTAACGCTGTTGAGCACATGGTAAAACAACAGATTGAAGGCGTGCGCTTTATAGCCGCTAATACGGATGCACAAGCATTACGTAATTCATCTGCAGATATTACAGTGCAATTGGGCACGCAAATAACCTCTGGGCTGGGTGCGGGCGCAAATCCTGATGTAGGCCGTCAATCGGCTGAAGAAGATGCTGATACCATTCGTGCTAGCCTTGAAGGCGCAGATATGGTCTTTATTGCAGCGGGTATGGGCGGTGGTACAGGTACTGGTGCAGCACCGGTAGTTGCTAAAATAGCAAAAGAGCTAGGTATTTTAACTGTTGCAGTCGTAACACGTCCTTTTGACTTTGAAGGCAAAAAACGTGCAGCAGCCGCTGAGCAAGGTATTAATGAATTGTCAGAAATTGTAGATTCGCTTATTACAATTCCGAACAATAAATTACTTAAAGTTTTAGGGAAAGGGACTACACTTCTAGATGCCTTCGCTAAAGCAAATGACGTATTATTTGGCGCGGTTCAAGGTATTGCAGAGCTAATTACACGTTCTGGTTTAATTAACGTGGATTTCGCCGATGTAAGAACGGTAATGTCTGCAATGGGTACTGCTATGATGGGAACTGCATCTGCATCAGGCCCTGATCGTGCCCAAGAAGCAGCAGAAGCGGCTATTTCAAGCCCATTACTAGAAGACGTTGATTTAACCGGCGCTAAAGGTATCTTGGTTAATATTACCGCCGGTATGGACATTGCGATTGAAGAATTTGAAATTGTGGGTAATCACGTTAAAGCGCTTGCGTCAGAAAACGCAACGGTTGTTGTTGGTGCAGTTATTGACCCAGAAATGACAGATGAATTACGAGTAACAGTTGTTGCAACTGGCTTAGGAGGCGATCGTCGCCCGCAGTTTGGTATTGTAGATAACGGCTTTAAAAAAGCATCAGGTTCTGATGTTGCAAGTTCTTCAAACCAATCGAGCAGCATGTACGTACCAAGCTTTGCGAGTCAAGGCACAAGCACTGAAGAAAGTAGTACTGCTAATGCAAAAGTTGAGAGCAAAGAACAAGCGCCTTCTTCTAGCTCAAATAGCAATATGAGTTCTTCAACGCAAAGCAGTAAAAAAGCGGATAAATCAGAAGGCAGTGATTATTTTGATATCCCCGCTTTTTTACGTAAACAAGCTGATTAA
- the lpxC gene encoding UDP-3-O-acyl-N-acetylglucosamine deacetylase yields MIKQRTIAQVVKAIGIGLHKGEKVTITLRPASANTGIVFRRVDLDPVVDFETTPEAVGDTQLCTCLINKDGVRLSTTEHLIAAVAAMGIDNLIVELDSSEVPIMDGSALPFIYLLQKGGIEEQNTAKRFIRIKEKVRIEEDGKWAEVEPYDGFHIDFEIAFNHPAINESRQRIGLDITTQSFIEEISRARTFGFMKDIEYMHANNLALGGSMDSAVVLDEFKVLNPNGLRYSDEFVKHKILDCVGDMFMTGHNLLGKVTAFKSGHDLNNKLLRKIMATESAWEWATFETPVTMPAPGLELAHT; encoded by the coding sequence ATGATTAAACAGCGTACGATTGCACAAGTAGTCAAAGCCATAGGAATTGGACTTCATAAAGGTGAGAAGGTCACAATAACTCTCCGACCTGCGAGCGCAAATACTGGGATTGTATTTCGCCGTGTAGACCTTGATCCGGTTGTTGATTTTGAAACAACACCTGAAGCCGTTGGTGATACGCAATTATGTACCTGTTTAATTAATAAAGATGGCGTTCGCTTATCGACTACTGAGCATCTTATTGCAGCAGTTGCTGCAATGGGGATTGATAATCTAATTGTTGAATTAGACAGCTCAGAAGTGCCGATTATGGATGGTAGTGCATTACCATTCATATACTTGTTACAAAAAGGTGGTATTGAAGAGCAAAATACGGCTAAACGCTTTATTCGAATCAAAGAAAAAGTACGTATTGAAGAAGATGGTAAGTGGGCTGAAGTTGAGCCGTATGATGGTTTTCATATCGACTTTGAAATTGCATTTAACCATCCAGCTATCAACGAAAGTCGCCAACGTATTGGTTTAGATATAACAACACAAAGCTTTATTGAAGAAATCAGTCGCGCGCGTACTTTTGGATTTATGAAAGACATTGAATACATGCATGCAAACAACCTAGCGCTAGGTGGTAGTATGGATAGTGCTGTGGTACTTGATGAATTCAAAGTTTTAAATCCTAACGGTTTACGTTATAGCGATGAGTTTGTTAAGCACAAGATATTAGACTGTGTTGGTGACATGTTTATGACAGGTCATAACCTTTTAGGTAAAGTAACCGCATTTAAATCAGGTCATGATTTAAATAATAAATTACTTCGTAAAATAATGGCAACAGAGTCAGCATGGGAGTGGGCTACATTTGAAACGCCTGTAACGATGCCTGCACCCGGTCTTGAGTTAGCTCATACCTAA
- the yjjG gene encoding pyrimidine 5'-nucleotidase, translating to MKYNYVLFDADETLFRFDILAGMTRMFKAYNVDFSQDDYIHYQKTNKQLWIDYQNGTISADYLQITRFNEWASKLNVPAKELNDAFLDAMAQICEPLPGAIELLNKLKPNARLGIITNGFARLQTVRLEHTGLKDMFEWLVISELVGIAKPNKAIFEHTFELMGNPDKSEILMVGDTAASDILGGNNAGIDTCWLQHPGEQLADGIKPTYTVTHLNQLQAILEL from the coding sequence ATGAAATACAACTATGTATTGTTTGATGCAGACGAAACCTTATTTAGGTTTGATATTTTAGCGGGCATGACTCGCATGTTTAAAGCTTACAACGTAGATTTTAGCCAAGACGATTATATTCATTATCAAAAAACCAATAAGCAGCTGTGGATTGATTATCAAAATGGCACTATTAGCGCAGATTACTTACAAATAACACGCTTTAATGAGTGGGCTTCAAAGCTTAATGTGCCCGCAAAAGAGCTAAACGATGCTTTTTTAGATGCGATGGCGCAAATTTGCGAGCCATTACCCGGTGCTATTGAGCTTTTAAATAAACTTAAGCCAAATGCTCGATTAGGTATTATTACTAATGGATTTGCCCGCCTACAAACAGTACGCCTTGAGCATACTGGCTTAAAAGATATGTTTGAATGGTTAGTAATATCTGAACTTGTGGGTATAGCAAAACCAAATAAAGCGATTTTCGAGCACACATTTGAGCTAATGGGTAACCCAGATAAAAGCGAGATACTTATGGTAGGTGATACCGCGGCAAGTGACATACTTGGCGGCAACAATGCTGGTATTGATACTTGCTGGTTACAGCATCCTGGTGAGCAATTAGCCGACGGAATAAAGCCAACCTATACAGTAACTCATTTAAATCAGTTACAAGCTATTTTGGAGTTATAA
- the yjjX gene encoding inosine/xanthosine triphosphatase: MSQQLKIIVGSKNPVKINAAKHIFSMYFPAHTINCEGVNAPSGVPEQPIGEDETRIGAQNRVNYCKEHHQAHYYVAMEGGAEQFSYGAATFAYVVIDNALNQVVGRSSNLPLPQVLYNALLKGEELGDVMDKAFNTINVKQKGGAIGLLTNNHATRESTYTQALTLAMAPFLHVDLYSQTN, translated from the coding sequence ATGTCACAACAATTAAAAATTATTGTTGGTTCTAAAAATCCTGTAAAAATAAATGCCGCTAAGCATATTTTTTCTATGTATTTTCCCGCCCATACTATTAACTGTGAAGGTGTTAATGCTCCCTCAGGCGTTCCAGAACAGCCGATTGGCGAAGACGAAACACGTATTGGCGCACAAAATCGTGTTAATTATTGCAAAGAGCATCACCAAGCTCACTACTACGTGGCAATGGAAGGCGGTGCAGAGCAATTTAGCTATGGTGCAGCAACCTTTGCTTACGTAGTTATTGATAATGCCTTAAATCAAGTTGTAGGGCGCAGCAGCAACCTCCCCTTGCCTCAAGTGCTTTATAACGCATTACTTAAAGGCGAAGAACTTGGCGACGTAATGGACAAGGCATTTAATACTATCAACGTTAAACAAAAAGGGGGCGCTATTGGGTTACTTACAAACAACCACGCCACGCGTGAAAGCACCTATACACAAGCACTCACTTTAGCTATGGCGCCCTTTCTACATGTAGATCTCTACAGCCAAACAAATTAA
- a CDS encoding phosphoribulokinase, giving the protein MSAKNPIIAITGSSGAGTTTTTNAIKHIFRSLNIQAAFIEGDSFHRYTRPEMDKKVREAQQEGKHISYFGREANDFSALEALFSNYGETGQGKLRRYLHTFDEAVPYNQLPGTFTPWQDLDQNTDILFYEGLHGGVVDQDVDVAKHVDLLIGMVPIINLEWIQKLIRDTSERGHSREAVMGSIVRSMDDYINHITPQFSRTHINFQRVPTVDTSNPFSAKDIPSLDESFVVIRFRGIDDVDFPYYLRMIEGSFMSRINTLVVPGGKMGLAMELVLTPLIKDIILKKRALENLAPLDLPI; this is encoded by the coding sequence ATGTCAGCTAAAAACCCTATTATTGCAATAACTGGTTCATCGGGTGCGGGTACAACCACCACAACCAATGCAATTAAACATATTTTTCGTAGCCTTAATATTCAAGCTGCTTTTATCGAAGGAGATAGCTTTCATCGTTACACTCGCCCTGAAATGGATAAAAAAGTACGTGAAGCACAACAAGAAGGCAAACACATTAGTTACTTTGGCCGAGAAGCCAATGACTTCAGCGCGCTAGAAGCATTATTTAGCAATTATGGCGAAACTGGACAAGGCAAATTACGTCGCTATTTACACACATTTGATGAGGCTGTTCCCTACAATCAATTACCTGGTACGTTCACTCCTTGGCAAGATCTTGATCAAAACACTGATATTTTATTTTACGAAGGTTTACATGGTGGCGTTGTCGATCAGGATGTAGATGTAGCGAAACATGTCGACTTATTAATAGGCATGGTACCTATTATTAACCTTGAATGGATTCAAAAGCTAATCCGTGATACTTCTGAACGTGGCCATTCTCGCGAAGCTGTTATGGGGTCTATTGTACGTAGCATGGATGACTATATTAATCACATTACTCCGCAATTCTCGCGTACGCATATAAACTTTCAGCGTGTACCAACAGTTGATACCTCAAACCCATTTAGCGCAAAAGATATTCCATCACTTGATGAAAGCTTTGTCGTTATTCGCTTTAGAGGAATTGATGATGTTGATTTTCCGTATTATTTACGCATGATCGAAGGCAGCTTTATGTCCCGTATCAATACACTTGTGGTGCCTGGTGGTAAAATGGGTTTAGCAATGGAGTTGGTACTTACCCCTCTCATTAAAGATATTATTTTAAAAAAGCGCGCATTAGAAAACTTAGCCCCACTTGATTTGCCTATTTGA
- a CDS encoding TolB-like translocation protein → MKLIKPLLGFFCVSVLSLGIANASMPKSQILLADLNTPYGLQVTIVSDKTSYNNQPYLTSTGLYFTYEVLVGDKSQTDIAYYDLTTQQVSNLTKSAVSEYSPTLMPDKSNLSAIVVEADGKQKLWQYSPLSEGPATRIFDWIEPVGYHAWGIKNDLVMFILGEPHTLQYTSVEAAKGQVVASNIGRTLIYNNSTATFLFSYTKNEQHILASFNPQNKQVEDLLRLPSQVQDFILKDDATIAYAIKNRVYQRKLNGSNEISQWLDLSTYCKTNITRMSYNNEKLAFVCDITK, encoded by the coding sequence ATGAAACTTATTAAACCATTACTAGGCTTCTTTTGCGTAAGTGTCCTGAGCCTAGGTATAGCAAACGCTAGTATGCCAAAAAGCCAAATATTACTTGCTGATTTAAATACACCTTATGGCTTGCAAGTGACGATAGTGAGCGATAAAACAAGTTATAACAATCAGCCTTACTTAACCAGTACAGGTTTATATTTTACTTACGAGGTATTAGTTGGTGATAAAAGCCAAACTGATATTGCCTACTACGACTTAACAACTCAGCAGGTTAGCAATCTCACCAAGTCAGCTGTCAGCGAATATTCGCCAACATTGATGCCAGATAAAAGTAATTTATCAGCTATTGTAGTTGAAGCCGATGGTAAGCAAAAACTCTGGCAATATTCACCTTTAAGTGAGGGGCCCGCAACACGAATTTTTGATTGGATAGAGCCCGTTGGTTATCATGCTTGGGGTATTAAGAATGATTTAGTGATGTTTATTTTAGGTGAGCCCCACACACTTCAATATACTTCAGTAGAGGCTGCTAAAGGTCAGGTTGTTGCAAGCAACATTGGCCGCACGCTTATTTATAATAACTCGACTGCTACATTTTTATTTAGTTACACTAAAAACGAACAACACATTTTAGCTAGCTTTAACCCTCAAAATAAACAGGTTGAAGACTTACTAAGGTTACCATCTCAAGTTCAAGATTTTATTTTAAAAGACGATGCAACGATTGCTTACGCTATTAAAAACCGTGTTTATCAGCGCAAGCTTAATGGCAGTAATGAAATATCGCAATGGCTTGATTTAAGCACTTACTGTAAAACGAATATAACAAGAATGAGTTATAACAATGAAAAGCTCGCTTTTGTATGTGATATAACGAAGTAA